From the genome of Papaver somniferum cultivar HN1 chromosome 2, ASM357369v1, whole genome shotgun sequence, one region includes:
- the LOC113349813 gene encoding BEL1-like homeodomain protein 7 isoform X1, with amino-acid sequence MILGSVCLCLRRSNFSELGVLLSFIAPHNLSTIGFSVHEATIFSMKNPETFTNTLSGNQPQQNFVDIPSVGASDSNQSHQQISSSNFGSHMEDRDYSVWRDGRNEMLSSTGPSQRYYDPSQYKITALPDTIPNSKYLKVAQELLDEVVAVKASKQHESHRFGFKVSKVNDGELKNSGALPSPVGSSNPQDTSTNSVSEQQDLRNRMSNLLSMLDEIDRRYKQHSQHMQIVVSSFDLIAGCGASNRYTALALRVISNQFHCLRDAVNRQIKAVRRSLGEQDTGDNGSSVGISRLRFVDQRLRQQRTLQQFGMLQQNAWRPQRGLPESSVSVLRAWLFEHFLHPYPKDSDKSMLAKQAGLTRSQVSNWFINARVRLWKPMVEEMYKEEIYDPDVEANSSLDNAIKAATNEPRVSEGRSEVLLQNTESAATEGSQLRNQFEESSNLAAHGNISELTAGTNANECNLLKDMIIQSGGSTGGRFMTAATGYQIAELGRLRSGGGVSLTLGLQHCDNSGILTISGRTHHNFINTRRDDLCTPDVSSLGPNTSNYDCSDAGYQHNRWLFLDYWFHGRVHVDFLSFLFLVFRFIF; translated from the exons ATGATCTTGGGATCAGTTTGTCTTTGTCTTAGAAGGTCTAATTTCAGTGAATTGGGAGTGCTTTTAAGCTTTATTGCTCCCCATAATCTAAGCACTATTGGATTTTCAG TTCATGAAGCAACGATATTCTCTATGAAGAATCCTG AGACTTTCACAAATACCTTGTCTGGAAATCAGCCGCAACAGAACTTTGTTGATATTCCATCTGTTGGAGCATCAGATTCAAACCAGTCACATCAACAGATCTCATCCAGCAACTTTGGTTCTCATATGGAGGATCGAGATTACAGTGTGTGGAGAGATGGAAGAAATGAAATGTTGTCGTCCACGGGTCCCAGTCAAAGATATTATGATCCCTCTCAATATAAAATTACAGCTCTGCCGGATACGATTCCCAACTCCAAATACCTTAAGGTGGCACAAGAACTGCTTGATGAAGTCGTTGCCGTCAAGGCTTCTAAGCAGCATGAGTCTCACAGGTTTGGTTTTAAGGTCTCCAAGGTGAATGATGGAGAATTAAAGAATAGTGGTGCGTTGCCGTCCCCAGTTGGATCATCAAACCCTCAGGATACAAGTACAAATTCAGTGAGTGAGCAACAAGATTTGAGGAACCGAATGTCTAATCTTTTATCCATGTTGGATGAG ATTGATAGAAGATATAAGCAGCATTCCCAGCACATGCAGATCGTCGTTTCTTCCTTTGATCTTATAGCAGGATGTGGGGCTTCTAATCGATACACGGCCCTTGCTCTCCGGGTAATTTCCAACCAGTTTCACTGCTTACGTGATGCTGTAAATCGCCAGATAAAAGCAGTTCGAAGAAGCCTCGGGGAGCAGGATACTGGAGATAATGGTTCGTCTGTTGGAATATCTCGCCTTCGCTTTGTTGACCAGCGGCTTAGACAACAGAGGACTCTTCAGCAATTTGGAATGCTGCAACAAAATGCTTGGAGGCCTCAACGGGGGCTACCTGAGAGCTCTGTTTCGGTCCTTCGTGCTTGGCTATTCGAGCACTTCCTTCATCC CTACCCTAAGGATTCTGACAAATCTATGCTAGCAAAACAAGCAGGATTGACCAGAAGTCAG GTTTCTAACTGGTTTATAAACGCCCGTGTTCGCCTTTGGAAACCCATGGTTGAGGAGatgtacaaagaagaaatttatgACCCTGACGTGGAGGCTAATTCTTCATTAGACAATGCAATCAAAGCTGCAACCAACGAGCCCAGGGTTTCTGAAGGTCGCAGTGAGGTGTTATTGCAGAACACAGAGTCCGCAGCCACCGAGGGAAGTCAACTGCGTAACCAATTTGAGGAATCGTCAAATCTCGCTGCACATGGAAACATATCTGAACTTACAGCAGGAACCAATGCGAACGAGTGTAATCTTCTCAAAGATATGATCATTCAATCTGGAGGGAGCACGGGCGGGAGGTTTATGACTGCTGCAACTGGGTACCAAATTGCCGAGCTAGGTAGACTTAGAAGTGGAGGTGGGGTATCGCTTACTTTAGGATTACAACATTGTGACAACAGTGGCATACTTACCATTTCTGGTAGGACCCATCACAATTTTATCAACACGAGAAGAGATGATTTGTGCACTCCAGATGTCTCATCTCTGGGGCCTAACACGTCGAATTACGACTGCTCGGATGCAGGGTATCAGCACAACAG ATGGCTCTTTCTTGATTACTGGTTTCATGGGAGGGTTCATGTT GACTTCCTCAGCTTTCTGTTTCTTGTCTTTAGGTTTATATTCTAG
- the LOC113349813 gene encoding BEL1-like homeodomain protein 7 isoform X2 — MILGSVCLCLRRSNFSELGVLLSFIAPHNLSTIGFSVHEATIFSMKNPETFTNTLSGNQPQQNFVDIPSVGASDSNQSHQQISSSNFGSHMEDRDYSVWRDGRNEMLSSTGPSQRYYDPSQYKITALPDTIPNSKYLKVAQELLDEVVAVKASKQHESHRFGFKVSKVNDGELKNSGALPSPVGSSNPQDTSTNSVSEQQDLRNRMSNLLSMLDEIDRRYKQHSQHMQIVVSSFDLIAGCGASNRYTALALRVISNQFHCLRDAVNRQIKAVRRSLGEQDTGDNGSSVGISRLRFVDQRLRQQRTLQQFGMLQQNAWRPQRGLPESSVSVLRAWLFEHFLHPYPKDSDKSMLAKQAGLTRSQVSNWFINARVRLWKPMVEEMYKEEIYDPDVEANSSLDNAIKAATNEPRVSEGRSEVLLQNTESAATEGSQLRNQFEESSNLAAHGNISELTAGTNANECNLLKDMIIQSGGSTGGRFMTAATGYQIAELGRLRSGGGVSLTLGLQHCDNSGILTISGRTHHNFINTRRDDLCTPDVSSLGPNTSNYDCSDAGYQHNRWLFLDYWFHGRVHVVRLPQLSVSCL; from the exons ATGATCTTGGGATCAGTTTGTCTTTGTCTTAGAAGGTCTAATTTCAGTGAATTGGGAGTGCTTTTAAGCTTTATTGCTCCCCATAATCTAAGCACTATTGGATTTTCAG TTCATGAAGCAACGATATTCTCTATGAAGAATCCTG AGACTTTCACAAATACCTTGTCTGGAAATCAGCCGCAACAGAACTTTGTTGATATTCCATCTGTTGGAGCATCAGATTCAAACCAGTCACATCAACAGATCTCATCCAGCAACTTTGGTTCTCATATGGAGGATCGAGATTACAGTGTGTGGAGAGATGGAAGAAATGAAATGTTGTCGTCCACGGGTCCCAGTCAAAGATATTATGATCCCTCTCAATATAAAATTACAGCTCTGCCGGATACGATTCCCAACTCCAAATACCTTAAGGTGGCACAAGAACTGCTTGATGAAGTCGTTGCCGTCAAGGCTTCTAAGCAGCATGAGTCTCACAGGTTTGGTTTTAAGGTCTCCAAGGTGAATGATGGAGAATTAAAGAATAGTGGTGCGTTGCCGTCCCCAGTTGGATCATCAAACCCTCAGGATACAAGTACAAATTCAGTGAGTGAGCAACAAGATTTGAGGAACCGAATGTCTAATCTTTTATCCATGTTGGATGAG ATTGATAGAAGATATAAGCAGCATTCCCAGCACATGCAGATCGTCGTTTCTTCCTTTGATCTTATAGCAGGATGTGGGGCTTCTAATCGATACACGGCCCTTGCTCTCCGGGTAATTTCCAACCAGTTTCACTGCTTACGTGATGCTGTAAATCGCCAGATAAAAGCAGTTCGAAGAAGCCTCGGGGAGCAGGATACTGGAGATAATGGTTCGTCTGTTGGAATATCTCGCCTTCGCTTTGTTGACCAGCGGCTTAGACAACAGAGGACTCTTCAGCAATTTGGAATGCTGCAACAAAATGCTTGGAGGCCTCAACGGGGGCTACCTGAGAGCTCTGTTTCGGTCCTTCGTGCTTGGCTATTCGAGCACTTCCTTCATCC CTACCCTAAGGATTCTGACAAATCTATGCTAGCAAAACAAGCAGGATTGACCAGAAGTCAG GTTTCTAACTGGTTTATAAACGCCCGTGTTCGCCTTTGGAAACCCATGGTTGAGGAGatgtacaaagaagaaatttatgACCCTGACGTGGAGGCTAATTCTTCATTAGACAATGCAATCAAAGCTGCAACCAACGAGCCCAGGGTTTCTGAAGGTCGCAGTGAGGTGTTATTGCAGAACACAGAGTCCGCAGCCACCGAGGGAAGTCAACTGCGTAACCAATTTGAGGAATCGTCAAATCTCGCTGCACATGGAAACATATCTGAACTTACAGCAGGAACCAATGCGAACGAGTGTAATCTTCTCAAAGATATGATCATTCAATCTGGAGGGAGCACGGGCGGGAGGTTTATGACTGCTGCAACTGGGTACCAAATTGCCGAGCTAGGTAGACTTAGAAGTGGAGGTGGGGTATCGCTTACTTTAGGATTACAACATTGTGACAACAGTGGCATACTTACCATTTCTGGTAGGACCCATCACAATTTTATCAACACGAGAAGAGATGATTTGTGCACTCCAGATGTCTCATCTCTGGGGCCTAACACGTCGAATTACGACTGCTCGGATGCAGGGTATCAGCACAACAG ATGGCTCTTTCTTGATTACTGGTTTCATGGGAGGGTTCATGTTGTAA GACTTCCTCAGCTTTCTGTTTCTTGTCTTTAG
- the LOC113349813 gene encoding BEL1-like homeodomain protein 7 isoform X3, whose protein sequence is MSDNCARDSVYAESPYLPPGNIMMYLNHSTAETFTNTLSGNQPQQNFVDIPSVGASDSNQSHQQISSSNFGSHMEDRDYSVWRDGRNEMLSSTGPSQRYYDPSQYKITALPDTIPNSKYLKVAQELLDEVVAVKASKQHESHRFGFKVSKVNDGELKNSGALPSPVGSSNPQDTSTNSVSEQQDLRNRMSNLLSMLDEIDRRYKQHSQHMQIVVSSFDLIAGCGASNRYTALALRVISNQFHCLRDAVNRQIKAVRRSLGEQDTGDNGSSVGISRLRFVDQRLRQQRTLQQFGMLQQNAWRPQRGLPESSVSVLRAWLFEHFLHPYPKDSDKSMLAKQAGLTRSQVSNWFINARVRLWKPMVEEMYKEEIYDPDVEANSSLDNAIKAATNEPRVSEGRSEVLLQNTESAATEGSQLRNQFEESSNLAAHGNISELTAGTNANECNLLKDMIIQSGGSTGGRFMTAATGYQIAELGRLRSGGGVSLTLGLQHCDNSGILTISGRTHHNFINTRRDDLCTPDVSSLGPNTSNYDCSDAGYQHNRWLFLDYWFHGRVHVDFLSFLFLVFRFIF, encoded by the exons ATGTCAGACAATTGTGCAAGAGATTCGGTCTATGCTGAATCGCCATATCTTCCTCCTGGTAACATAATGATGTACCTGAACCACTCAACTGCAGAGACTTTCACAAATACCTTGTCTGGAAATCAGCCGCAACAGAACTTTGTTGATATTCCATCTGTTGGAGCATCAGATTCAAACCAGTCACATCAACAGATCTCATCCAGCAACTTTGGTTCTCATATGGAGGATCGAGATTACAGTGTGTGGAGAGATGGAAGAAATGAAATGTTGTCGTCCACGGGTCCCAGTCAAAGATATTATGATCCCTCTCAATATAAAATTACAGCTCTGCCGGATACGATTCCCAACTCCAAATACCTTAAGGTGGCACAAGAACTGCTTGATGAAGTCGTTGCCGTCAAGGCTTCTAAGCAGCATGAGTCTCACAGGTTTGGTTTTAAGGTCTCCAAGGTGAATGATGGAGAATTAAAGAATAGTGGTGCGTTGCCGTCCCCAGTTGGATCATCAAACCCTCAGGATACAAGTACAAATTCAGTGAGTGAGCAACAAGATTTGAGGAACCGAATGTCTAATCTTTTATCCATGTTGGATGAG ATTGATAGAAGATATAAGCAGCATTCCCAGCACATGCAGATCGTCGTTTCTTCCTTTGATCTTATAGCAGGATGTGGGGCTTCTAATCGATACACGGCCCTTGCTCTCCGGGTAATTTCCAACCAGTTTCACTGCTTACGTGATGCTGTAAATCGCCAGATAAAAGCAGTTCGAAGAAGCCTCGGGGAGCAGGATACTGGAGATAATGGTTCGTCTGTTGGAATATCTCGCCTTCGCTTTGTTGACCAGCGGCTTAGACAACAGAGGACTCTTCAGCAATTTGGAATGCTGCAACAAAATGCTTGGAGGCCTCAACGGGGGCTACCTGAGAGCTCTGTTTCGGTCCTTCGTGCTTGGCTATTCGAGCACTTCCTTCATCC CTACCCTAAGGATTCTGACAAATCTATGCTAGCAAAACAAGCAGGATTGACCAGAAGTCAG GTTTCTAACTGGTTTATAAACGCCCGTGTTCGCCTTTGGAAACCCATGGTTGAGGAGatgtacaaagaagaaatttatgACCCTGACGTGGAGGCTAATTCTTCATTAGACAATGCAATCAAAGCTGCAACCAACGAGCCCAGGGTTTCTGAAGGTCGCAGTGAGGTGTTATTGCAGAACACAGAGTCCGCAGCCACCGAGGGAAGTCAACTGCGTAACCAATTTGAGGAATCGTCAAATCTCGCTGCACATGGAAACATATCTGAACTTACAGCAGGAACCAATGCGAACGAGTGTAATCTTCTCAAAGATATGATCATTCAATCTGGAGGGAGCACGGGCGGGAGGTTTATGACTGCTGCAACTGGGTACCAAATTGCCGAGCTAGGTAGACTTAGAAGTGGAGGTGGGGTATCGCTTACTTTAGGATTACAACATTGTGACAACAGTGGCATACTTACCATTTCTGGTAGGACCCATCACAATTTTATCAACACGAGAAGAGATGATTTGTGCACTCCAGATGTCTCATCTCTGGGGCCTAACACGTCGAATTACGACTGCTCGGATGCAGGGTATCAGCACAACAG ATGGCTCTTTCTTGATTACTGGTTTCATGGGAGGGTTCATGTT GACTTCCTCAGCTTTCTGTTTCTTGTCTTTAGGTTTATATTCTAG
- the LOC113349814 gene encoding BEL1-like homeodomain protein 11, with the protein MVSQSSSSDPNSSNFHQFIISDTIPNRAHFEDHEINGHHSRNRNMFSQSLGVLPSIESLRQQMSRSVELVHQQVPTHHNFSRLHLTNQFETSKELDHHGQRLSLSLGSHIPSNGLMSTSDQYTQRYLQQQDFMNSHYVMSDQVDHIRTLENQSNYSTSFERESLAALIGSSRYLKPAQSLLEEFVTVGGKEIDLSSDKSIRRLTRNRRQGVGSFLELRSSLCNSTFSSSMEQELQIKITKLIALLDEVESRYEQYYNQMEEVASSFEVIAGLGSAKSYTAMALQAMSRHFCSVRDSIVTQIRVAKRDLFQGSSPRTRTGLSQLSLFDQEPRQNRLQQLGLIQNQRQPWRPIRGLPENSVTILRSWLFEHFLHPYPTDPEKLMLASQTGLSKNQVSNWFINARVRLWKPMIEEIYKEEFGESSLDLDSSSEAVLTTRKGDISDYAGKEREMGD; encoded by the exons ATGGTATCTCAAAGTTCATCTTCCGACCCCAACTCAAGTAATTTCCATCAATTCATAATCTCCGATACGATTCCGAACCGAGCCCATTTCGAAGATCATGAAATCAATGGTCATCATTCAAGAAATAGAAACATGTTCTCTCAATCTCTTGGTGTACTTCCTAGCATTGAATCACTGCGGCAACAAATGTCTAGATCAGTAGAACTAGTTCATCAGCAAGTTCCAACTCATCATAACTTCAGTAGGTTACATTTAACAAATCAGTTTGAAACATCAAAAGAGTTAGACCATCATGGGCAAAGGTTATCTTTAAGTCTAGGTTCTCATATTCCTTCTAATGGTCTAATGAGCACTTCTGATCAATACACTCAGAGATACTTACAACAACAAGATTTCATGAACTCTCACTATGTAATGTCTGATCAAGTAGATCACATTAGGACACTAGAAAATCAGTCTAATTATTCAACTTCTTTTGAAAGAGAATCCTTGGCTGCTTTAATTGGGAGCTCTAGATATCTAAAGCCGGCTCAATCCTTACTCGAAGAGTTCGTTACTGTTGGTGGCAAAGAGATTGATTTGAGTTCAGATAAATCTATTCGACGGTTAACACGTAACCGTAGACAAGGAGTAGGAAGTTTTCTCGAGCTAAGGTCGAGTTTGTGCAATAGCACTTTCTCATCTTCCATGGAACAAGAACTGCAGATTAAAATCACAAAACTGATTGCTTTACTAGACGAG GTTGAGAGTAGATATGAGCAGTACTATAATCAAATGGAAGAAGTGGCTTCATCATTTGAGGTGATAGCAGGATTAGGATCAGCTAAGTCTTACACTGCCATGGCACTTCAAGCCATGTCAAGACATTTTTGCAGTGTTAGGGACTCAATAGTTACTCAAATTCGTGTAGCAAAGAGAGACCTTTTCCAAGGATCATCACCAAGAACTAGAACCGGTCTATCTCAGCTTAGTCTATTTGATCAGGAGCCGAGACAAAATCGTCTTCAACAGCTTGGATTGATCCAAAACCAGCGTCAACCATGGAGGCCGATAAGAGGGTTGCCAGAGAATTCAGTTACTATTCTTCGCTCCTGGCTCTTCGAACACTTCCTTCATCC GTACCCGACTGACCCCGAGAAGTTAATGTTGGCATCACAAACAGGCCTGAGCAAGAACCAG GTGTCAAATTGGTTCATAAATGCCCGAGTTCGTCTTTGGAAGCCAATGATAGAAGAGATCTACAAAGAAGAGTTTGGGGAGTCGTCTTTGGATTTGGATTCATCGTCGGAAGCAGTGTTGACAACAAGGAAAGGTGATATCTCAGATTACGCAGGAAAAGAAAGAGAGATGGGAGATTGA